Genomic window (Candidatus Bathyarchaeota archaeon):
GGGCAACGTTATCCAGTAGAAGGTTTTCTGTTGGCTGGCACCTAAGGTTCTGGCCACGCGTTCAAGATGTGGATTGATGCTCTGAAAACCTTCTTTCGCAGCATTTACATAGAATGGAGTGTTCACGAAAAGCATCGCGACTACAATACCCCACAGAGAATCTTCGAAGATGATACCAAGATTCGAAAAGGCGCCTCCTATGGCGCTTCTACGCATAAACAGGGCATATAGAGCTATCCCTGCAACGCTGTGCGGTATTATCACTGGCACATCTATGATGGATTCCACCACGCTCTTTCCAAAAAAATCATGCCTTGCAAGAACATATGCCAGAGGTGTTCCAAGAGCTACTGCGACCAAGGTTGCGAGAAAGGAAGCGTATAAAGTCAATAGAATCGATTTTATCACTGCAGGGTCACTAGCTGCTTCAAGAAGACCTTCTGGCTCGAGTACGATTTGCTGGAAAATCATGTTGAAGAGTGTGAGGATTATGAAGAGTATGATAAGAGAGCCTATAAGCAAAAAAATCAGAGAAAGAGGTTGACGTTTGAAGACTTTGATGGACATAATTTCATTGCCCCACTATGTATGGTCTAAGGCTTTCAGGAACTTTGTCTATGTCACTTGTTACCGCTGGCACAACAGGTGGTTGCGCGTTATTGTGTAGGACACTTTGACCGAATTCATTGAGGATATATTTGACGAATTCTGCGGCAAGCGTTGGATGGGGGGAACTATTAGGTATTGTTAACCCATAAACAATTGGCTTTCCAGTACTAA
Coding sequences:
- a CDS encoding ABC transporter permease codes for the protein MSIKVFKRQPLSLIFLLIGSLIILFIILTLFNMIFQQIVLEPEGLLEAASDPAVIKSILLTLYASFLATLVAVALGTPLAYVLARHDFFGKSVVESIIDVPVIIPHSVAGIALYALFMRRSAIGGAFSNLGIIFEDSLWGIVVAMLFVNTPFYVNAAKEGFQSINPHLERVARTLGASQQKTFYWITLPLAIRHLFSGAVMAWARGISEFGAVIMIAFYPMVAPILIYYEFTTGGLNKSQPTAVLLILVCFAIFIILRTSTKYWERQK